One region of Hoeflea sp. 108 genomic DNA includes:
- a CDS encoding D-glycerate dehydrogenase, with the protein MTGRKKPLVVITRKLPDPVETRMRELFDARLNVDDRPMTQPELVAAVKEADVLVPTVTDTIDAALIEQAGPNLKLIANFGNGVDKIDVAAAARRGITVTNTPNVLTEDTADMTMALMLAVPRRLTEGANILATEKKWAGWSPTWMLGRRIWGKRLGIVGMGRIGTAVARRAKAFGLSIHYHNRHRVLQSVEDELEATYWESLDQMLARMDIISINCPSTPATFHLLSGRRLALMQPHAYLVNIARGDIIDEDALVKMLQDGKLAGAALDVFEHEPAVNPKLLKLAAKGKVVLMPHMGSATIEGRIDMGEKVIINIRAHVDGHRPPDRVLPLRT; encoded by the coding sequence ATGACCGGCCGAAAAAAGCCTCTCGTCGTCATCACGCGCAAGCTGCCGGACCCGGTGGAAACGCGCATGCGCGAATTGTTCGATGCGCGGCTCAATGTCGACGACAGGCCCATGACACAGCCCGAGCTGGTCGCGGCCGTCAAGGAAGCCGATGTGCTGGTGCCGACGGTGACCGATACGATCGATGCAGCCCTGATCGAGCAGGCCGGCCCCAACCTCAAGCTGATCGCCAATTTCGGCAATGGCGTCGACAAGATCGACGTAGCCGCCGCGGCGCGGCGCGGCATCACTGTCACCAACACGCCGAACGTGCTGACCGAGGACACGGCCGACATGACCATGGCGCTGATGCTGGCGGTGCCGCGCCGGCTGACAGAGGGCGCCAACATCCTGGCCACCGAGAAGAAATGGGCGGGCTGGTCGCCGACCTGGATGCTCGGCCGCCGCATCTGGGGCAAGCGCCTGGGCATTGTCGGCATGGGGCGCATCGGCACTGCCGTTGCCCGCCGCGCCAAGGCCTTCGGCCTGTCGATCCACTATCACAACCGTCACCGCGTGTTGCAGTCGGTGGAAGACGAGTTGGAGGCGACCTATTGGGAGAGCCTCGACCAGATGCTCGCCCGCATGGACATCATCTCGATCAACTGCCCGTCGACGCCGGCGACCTTCCATCTGCTGTCGGGCCGGCGGCTGGCGCTGATGCAGCCGCATGCCTACCTGGTCAACATCGCCCGCGGCGACATCATCGACGAGGATGCACTGGTCAAGATGCTGCAGGACGGCAAGTTGGCGGGTGCTGCCCTCGATGTCTTCGAGCATGAGCCGGCGGTGAATCCGAAGCTGCTCAAGCTGGCGGCCAAGGGCAAGGTGGTGCTGATGCCCCATATGGGCTCGGCTACCATCGAAGGTCGCATCGACATGGGCGAAAAGGTCATCATTAACATCCGCGCCCATGTCGACGGACATCGCCCGCCGGATCGCGTATTGCCACTCAGGACCTGA
- a CDS encoding GFA family protein, with the protein MAIKKYAGGCLCDDIRFEARGPAEKPHTCSCRMCQRHSGSLTLAWVEFPRESVNWTGPGGRPATYRSSDYSSRAFCARCGSTLGAIDDQPTIALVVGVFDKPKAAELMPAYHSFRSGRPKWWCLETRLPEAG; encoded by the coding sequence ATGGCCATCAAGAAATATGCAGGCGGCTGCCTCTGCGACGACATCAGGTTCGAGGCGCGGGGCCCTGCCGAGAAGCCGCACACCTGTTCGTGCCGCATGTGCCAGCGCCATAGCGGCTCGCTCACCCTTGCCTGGGTCGAATTCCCACGAGAATCGGTCAACTGGACCGGACCGGGCGGACGGCCGGCGACCTATCGCTCATCAGACTATTCGAGCCGTGCCTTCTGCGCGCGCTGCGGCAGCACACTTGGCGCTATCGACGACCAGCCGACAATCGCGCTCGTGGTCGGCGTGTTCGACAAACCGAAAGCGGCAGAACTCATGCCCGCCTATCACAGCTTCCGCAGCGGCCGCCCGAAATGGTGGTGCCTTGAGACGCGCCTGCCGGAGGCGGGCTGA
- a CDS encoding GNAT family N-acetyltransferase — protein sequence MTDMTISRLPEDFSRWDELLGLILSAFAYMDGVIDPPSSAHRLTPESLRQKAGDETCFIATVDGRLAGCIFAAERDDVLYIGKLAVHEASRGLGIGRMLMQAAERHALKIDKSVLELQTRIELVANHATFARLGFVEFVRTAHEGYDRPTSLTMRKRLS from the coding sequence ATGACCGATATGACCATCTCCCGCCTCCCCGAGGATTTTTCGCGTTGGGACGAACTGCTCGGACTCATCCTGTCCGCCTTCGCCTATATGGACGGCGTCATCGACCCGCCATCCTCGGCGCATAGACTCACCCCTGAGAGCCTGCGCCAGAAGGCTGGCGACGAAACCTGCTTCATTGCCACGGTAGATGGCCGGCTCGCTGGCTGCATCTTCGCCGCTGAGCGCGACGACGTCCTCTATATCGGCAAGCTCGCGGTCCACGAGGCCTCGCGCGGTCTCGGCATCGGCCGGATGCTGATGCAGGCAGCGGAACGCCACGCGCTCAAGATCGACAAATCAGTGCTGGAGCTGCAGACGCGCATCGAACTCGTCGCCAACCACGCCACCTTCGCGCGCCTGGGCTTTGTCGAGTTCGTGCGCACCGCGCATGAAGGTTACGACCGACCGACCTCGCTGACCATGCGCAAGCGACTGAGCTGA
- a CDS encoding molybdopterin-synthase adenylyltransferase MoeB encodes MNQAAPLSAEELERYARHIVLPEIGGPGQQKLKRARVLVIGAGGLGAPVLEYLAAAGVGTLGIVDDDHVSLSNLQRQVIHDTQSIGLSKGDSAKAAIARINPHVTVELHQLRLTELNAGDLVAGYDLVIDGSDNFETRYAVADACAARERPLVHAAVGRFDGSITVLKPFETGPDGRRNPSYRDLFPEAPPPGLVPSCAVAGVLGALTGVMGTLQAMEAIKLITGVGEPLVGRLLLYDALGARFDTVRYKAS; translated from the coding sequence ATGAACCAGGCTGCTCCCCTCTCCGCCGAAGAACTCGAACGCTACGCACGCCACATCGTGCTGCCCGAAATAGGTGGGCCGGGCCAGCAGAAGCTGAAGCGCGCGCGCGTGCTGGTGATCGGAGCCGGCGGGCTCGGAGCGCCTGTGCTCGAATATCTCGCCGCCGCCGGTGTCGGCACGCTCGGCATCGTCGACGACGACCACGTCTCGCTGTCCAATCTGCAGCGCCAGGTGATCCACGACACTCAGTCGATCGGCCTTTCCAAGGGGGACAGCGCCAAGGCCGCGATCGCCCGCATCAATCCGCATGTGACGGTCGAGCTGCACCAGCTTCGGCTGACCGAGTTGAACGCCGGCGATCTGGTTGCCGGCTACGACCTCGTCATCGACGGCTCCGACAATTTCGAGACGCGCTATGCAGTGGCGGACGCCTGTGCTGCCCGCGAAAGGCCGCTCGTGCATGCCGCGGTCGGCCGCTTCGACGGTTCGATCACCGTGCTGAAGCCGTTCGAGACCGGTCCGGACGGTCGCCGCAACCCTTCCTACCGCGACCTGTTCCCCGAAGCGCCGCCGCCTGGCCTGGTGCCATCTTGCGCGGTTGCAGGCGTGCTTGGCGCGCTGACCGGCGTCATGGGCACCTTGCAGGCGATGGAGGCGATCAAGCTCATCACCGGCGTCGGCGAGCCGCTGGTCGGCAGGCTATTGCTCTACGATGCGCTTGGCGCCCGATTCGACACAGTCCGCTACAAGGCGTCGTGA
- the recF gene encoding DNA replication/repair protein RecF gives MQDFETGETRKRAPSTHISKLTLTDFRNYSSISLDLRPGAVVFTGENGAGKTNLLEAISFLTPGRGLRRAPYPDVAREGSAGAFAVHASIEGPFGDAEIGTGTAPEAAGEAGRRVRINGATAKSADEMLEWLRVVWLTPSMDSLFTGPAGDRRRFLDRLVLAIDPAHGQRALDYEKAMRGRNRLLSEDRRDRSWFEAIETQMAETGAAIAAARVEMVRLLTAMISRLPETGPFPQADLALSGTLEESIGRMPAVELEEHFRQALAQGRERDRAAGRTLEGPHRSDLLVRHRPKSMPAELCSTGEQKALLVGIVVSHARLTGEMAGAAPILLLDEIAAHLDPGRRAALFSILDELNCQAFMTGTEASLFSSLAGTAQFLTVDHGSVRPTDP, from the coding sequence GTGCAGGACTTCGAAACGGGGGAGACGCGGAAACGTGCCCCCTCGACGCATATCAGCAAGCTCACGCTCACGGACTTCCGCAATTACAGTTCGATCTCGCTCGACCTCAGGCCGGGCGCGGTGGTGTTCACCGGTGAGAACGGTGCCGGCAAGACCAACCTGCTCGAGGCGATCTCCTTCCTGACGCCCGGACGCGGCCTGCGACGTGCGCCCTACCCCGACGTGGCGCGCGAGGGCAGTGCCGGTGCCTTCGCCGTGCATGCTTCGATCGAAGGCCCATTCGGCGATGCCGAAATCGGCACCGGCACCGCACCAGAAGCGGCGGGTGAGGCGGGCCGGCGCGTGCGCATCAATGGGGCCACGGCCAAATCGGCCGACGAGATGCTCGAATGGCTGCGAGTCGTCTGGCTGACGCCGTCGATGGATTCGCTGTTCACCGGGCCTGCCGGCGACCGCCGCCGCTTCCTCGACCGACTGGTGCTGGCGATCGACCCGGCGCATGGCCAGCGCGCCCTCGACTATGAAAAGGCGATGCGTGGCCGCAACCGGCTACTGTCGGAAGACCGCCGCGACCGCAGCTGGTTCGAGGCGATCGAAACCCAGATGGCCGAGACCGGGGCAGCGATTGCCGCCGCCCGCGTCGAGATGGTGCGGCTGCTCACCGCCATGATCAGCAGGCTGCCTGAAACAGGCCCCTTCCCGCAGGCCGATCTTGCTCTCTCGGGAACGCTCGAAGAGAGCATCGGCCGCATGCCTGCGGTCGAGCTTGAGGAGCATTTTCGCCAGGCGCTGGCCCAGGGCCGTGAGCGCGACCGTGCTGCCGGCCGCACACTTGAGGGCCCACACCGCTCCGACCTGCTTGTCCGTCATCGGCCGAAGTCGATGCCGGCGGAACTCTGCTCCACCGGCGAACAGAAGGCACTTCTGGTCGGCATCGTCGTCTCGCATGCGCGACTCACCGGCGAGATGGCGGGGGCTGCACCGATTCTCCTGCTCGACGAGATCGCCGCCCATCTCGATCCCGGTCGGCGGGCGGCACTGTTTTCGATTCTCGACGAACTCAATTGCCAGGCCTTCATGACCGGCACGGAGGCCAGCCTGTTTTCGAGCCTTGCCGGCACGGCGCAGTTCCTCACCGTCGACCATGGCAGCGTCAGGCCTACGGACCCTTGA
- the dnaN gene encoding DNA polymerase III subunit beta has protein sequence MRVILERSNLLKSLNHVHRVVERRNTIPILSNVLLNANGASLELKATDLDLEVSEATPASVERAGATTVPAHLLYDIVRKLPDGAEVMLKTDEDGNAMSVISGRSSFRLQCLPQSDFPELSAGSFSHIFRLDSQALKGLIDKTQFAISTEETRYYLNGIFLHTIESGGKLMLRAVATDGHRLARAEVEAPAGSEGMPGIIIPRKTVSEIQKLLDAPDVAVATELSDTKIRLTIGSVILTSKLIDGTFPDYQRVIPSGNDKKLVIDRQSFAQAVDRVSTISSERGRAVKLSITDGQVTLAVNNPDSGSATEELAADYSSDPIEIGFNAKYLLDVAAQLSGNEARFMLADAGSPTLIHDTADENALYVLMPMRV, from the coding sequence ATGCGTGTTATCCTGGAACGCTCCAACCTGTTGAAGTCCTTGAACCACGTCCACCGCGTGGTCGAACGGCGGAACACCATTCCGATCCTGTCGAACGTGCTGCTGAACGCAAATGGCGCGAGCCTGGAGCTGAAGGCGACCGACCTTGACCTCGAGGTCTCGGAAGCGACGCCGGCAAGCGTCGAGCGCGCCGGTGCCACGACAGTGCCCGCCCACCTGCTCTACGACATCGTCCGCAAGCTGCCCGACGGCGCCGAGGTAATGCTCAAGACCGATGAAGACGGCAACGCCATGTCGGTGATCTCGGGCCGTTCGAGCTTCCGGCTCCAGTGCCTGCCGCAGTCCGATTTCCCCGAACTTTCGGCCGGCTCGTTCTCCCACATCTTCCGCCTCGATTCGCAGGCGCTGAAGGGGCTGATCGACAAGACCCAGTTCGCCATCTCGACCGAAGAGACGCGCTACTACCTCAACGGTATTTTCCTGCACACGATCGAGAGCGGCGGCAAACTGATGCTGCGTGCGGTCGCCACCGACGGCCACCGCCTCGCCCGCGCCGAGGTCGAGGCCCCGGCAGGCTCCGAGGGAATGCCGGGCATCATCATCCCGCGCAAGACCGTCAGCGAGATCCAGAAGCTGCTCGACGCTCCTGATGTCGCAGTGGCCACCGAGCTGTCCGACACCAAGATCCGTCTCACCATCGGCAGCGTCATCCTGACGTCCAAGCTGATCGACGGCACCTTCCCCGACTATCAGCGCGTCATTCCGAGCGGCAACGACAAGAAGTTGGTCATCGACCGCCAGAGCTTCGCCCAGGCTGTCGACCGCGTGTCGACCATCTCGTCGGAACGCGGCCGAGCCGTGAAACTGTCCATCACCGACGGCCAGGTAACGCTCGCCGTCAACAACCCCGATTCGGGCAGCGCCACCGAAGAGCTCGCCGCCGACTATTCGTCGGACCCAATCGAAATCGGCTTCAACGCCAAGTACCTGCTCGACGTCGCCGCCCAGCTTTCGGGCAACGAGGCGCGCTTCATGCTTGCGGATGCCGGGTCGCCCACGCTCATCCATGACACAGCCGACGAGAACGCTCTCTACGTGCTGATGCCGATGCGCGTGTAG
- the dnaA gene encoding chromosomal replication initiator protein DnaA, with the protein MQSGIESEAKAGFLFTGELIEGNEVAAVSAAEKNFDRVKTQLQVRLGSEVFSSWFGRMKLAEASKGVVRLSVPTAFLRSWINSHYLDLISELWRQEEPQLLKLEIIIRTATRATRAAPESEAPAMRKPVRQTQTALSTSTVAAGRTERPAPARSGAAETEFKQSVLGSPLDPRYTFQSFVEGPSNRVALAAARAVAESNSRFNPLFLHATVGLGKTHLLQAIAAESLRQNPKSRVVYLTAEYFMWRFATAIRDNNALTLKEQLRDIDLLIIDDMQFLQGKSIQHEFCHLINMLLDSAKQVVVAADRPPAELESLEPRVRSRLNGGVALEMSTPDFSMRLGMLQQRFAGAKAEDPNLVIDSEVLAHVARTVTGSGRELEGAFNQLIFRQSFEPQLSIERIDEILGHIYRSGEPKRVRIEDIQRIVARHYNVSKTELLSNRRTRTIVKPRQIAMYLSKVMTPRSLPEIGRRFGGRDHTTVLHAVRKIEDLSGGDNTLAQELELLRRLITDQA; encoded by the coding sequence ATGCAAAGCGGCATCGAAAGCGAAGCAAAGGCAGGCTTTCTGTTCACCGGCGAACTGATCGAGGGAAATGAAGTGGCAGCTGTCAGCGCCGCAGAAAAGAACTTCGACCGCGTCAAGACGCAGCTCCAGGTGCGTCTGGGCAGCGAGGTCTTTTCGAGCTGGTTCGGCCGCATGAAGCTGGCGGAAGCCTCGAAGGGCGTTGTGCGCCTTTCGGTGCCGACGGCTTTCCTGCGCTCATGGATCAACAGCCACTATCTCGACCTCATTTCCGAGCTGTGGCGCCAGGAAGAGCCGCAACTGCTCAAGCTCGAGATCATCATCCGCACGGCGACCCGTGCTACCCGCGCAGCCCCAGAGAGCGAAGCTCCGGCGATGCGCAAGCCGGTGCGCCAGACGCAAACGGCCCTTTCCACCAGCACGGTGGCCGCCGGTCGCACCGAGCGCCCTGCGCCGGCCCGCAGCGGCGCTGCCGAGACCGAGTTCAAGCAGAGCGTGCTCGGCTCGCCGCTCGACCCGCGCTACACGTTCCAGTCCTTCGTCGAGGGCCCGTCGAACCGCGTCGCACTTGCAGCCGCCCGCGCAGTCGCTGAATCGAACTCGCGCTTCAACCCGCTGTTCCTCCACGCCACTGTCGGCCTCGGCAAGACGCACCTTTTGCAGGCGATCGCCGCCGAGTCGCTGCGCCAGAACCCGAAGTCGCGCGTCGTCTACCTGACGGCCGAATACTTCATGTGGCGCTTTGCAACGGCGATCCGCGACAACAACGCACTGACGCTCAAGGAACAGCTCCGCGACATCGACCTTTTGATCATCGACGACATGCAGTTCCTGCAGGGCAAGTCGATCCAGCACGAGTTCTGCCATCTCATCAACATGCTGCTCGACTCGGCCAAGCAGGTCGTCGTTGCCGCCGACCGTCCGCCGGCAGAGCTGGAATCACTCGAGCCACGCGTGCGCTCGCGCCTCAATGGCGGCGTGGCGCTGGAAATGTCGACACCCGACTTCTCGATGCGCCTGGGCATGCTCCAGCAGCGTTTCGCCGGTGCCAAGGCCGAAGACCCCAACCTGGTCATCGACTCGGAAGTCCTCGCCCATGTCGCCCGCACCGTCACCGGCAGCGGCCGCGAGCTTGAAGGCGCGTTCAATCAGCTGATCTTCCGCCAGTCCTTCGAGCCACAGCTGTCGATCGAGCGCATCGACGAAATTCTCGGCCACATCTATCGCTCGGGCGAGCCCAAGCGCGTCCGCATCGAAGACATCCAGCGCATCGTCGCGCGCCACTACAACGTGTCGAAGACGGAGCTTCTGTCCAATCGCCGCACGCGCACCATCGTCAAGCCGCGCCAGATCGCCATGTATCTGTCGAAGGTGATGACCCCGCGCTCGCTGCCGGAAATCGGCCGTCGCTTCGGTGGACGCGACCACACGACCGTGCTTCATGCCGTGCGCAAGATCGAAGATCTGTCGGGCGGCGACAACACGCTGGCACAGGAACTCGAGCTGCTGCGCCGCCTGATCACCGATCAGGCCTGA
- the rpsT gene encoding 30S ribosomal protein S20, whose amino-acid sequence MANTSSAKKATRKIAARTAVNKNRRSRVRTYLRKVEEALASGDKAAAQAAFVAAQPELMRAATKGVLHKNTASRKVSRLAQRVKALSA is encoded by the coding sequence ATGGCCAACACCTCCTCGGCCAAGAAGGCTACCCGCAAGATTGCCGCTCGTACCGCGGTGAACAAGAACCGTCGGTCGCGCGTCCGCACCTACCTCCGCAAGGTCGAGGAAGCCCTGGCTTCCGGCGACAAGGCCGCCGCTCAGGCCGCCTTCGTTGCAGCCCAGCCGGAACTGATGCGCGCTGCCACCAAGGGCGTGCTGCACAAGAACACTGCCTCGCGCAAGGTTTCGCGACTGGCACAGCGGGTCAAGGCGCTTTCCGCCTAA
- a CDS encoding enoyl-CoA hydratase, which translates to MAFETIIVETRGKVGLITLNRPKALNALNSQVLSELLAATAAFEADPAIGAMVITGSEKAFAAGADIKEMQAKSYVDAYMEDFFSGWEVFARNRKPMIAAVAGYALGGGCELAMMCDFIIAADSAKFGQPEITLGVMPGMGGSQRLTRFVGKSKAMDMCLTGRMMDAAEAERSGLVSRVVPAGELIEEAMKAATKIADFSLPAVMMCKEAVNRTYELTLAEGLRFERRVFHSMFALEDQKEGMAAFAEKRSANFRNR; encoded by the coding sequence ATGGCCTTTGAAACCATCATCGTCGAGACACGCGGCAAGGTCGGGCTGATCACCCTCAACCGCCCGAAGGCGCTCAATGCGCTGAACTCCCAGGTGCTGTCAGAACTTCTCGCCGCAACCGCGGCCTTCGAGGCCGATCCCGCTATCGGCGCCATGGTCATCACCGGCTCGGAGAAGGCCTTCGCCGCCGGCGCCGACATCAAGGAGATGCAGGCGAAGTCCTATGTCGACGCCTACATGGAGGATTTCTTCTCCGGCTGGGAAGTCTTCGCCCGCAACCGCAAGCCGATGATTGCCGCGGTTGCCGGCTATGCGCTGGGCGGCGGCTGTGAGCTCGCCATGATGTGCGATTTCATCATCGCTGCCGACAGCGCCAAGTTCGGCCAGCCCGAGATCACGCTGGGCGTCATGCCCGGCATGGGTGGCTCGCAGCGACTCACCCGCTTTGTCGGTAAGTCGAAGGCGATGGACATGTGCCTGACCGGGCGGATGATGGATGCCGCCGAAGCCGAGCGCTCGGGGCTGGTGTCGCGCGTCGTGCCGGCGGGCGAGCTGATCGAGGAGGCGATGAAGGCCGCCACCAAGATCGCCGACTTCTCGCTGCCGGCCGTGATGATGTGCAAGGAGGCGGTCAACCGCACCTACGAACTCACGCTCGCCGAGGGCCTGCGTTTCGAACGCCGAGTCTTCCACTCTATGTTCGCGCTCGAAGACCAGAAGGAAGGCATGGCGGCATTTGCCGAGAAAAGGTCTGCGAATTTCCGCAACCGTTGA